The Fulvia fulva chromosome 11, complete sequence genome segment GGCTATGAGGGCAAGCAGGCTTATGATGATACCAAGAATTGAGCAATCTGATCAGACTTCAAACACTTCAGAATGTTTCCGTTTCTACTTCCACAGTTCTTCTGATGTTTCTTGCTGACTTTCACGGCTGTCGGCGCGTGGCTGGAGGTCGCGTCAGAATCAAAACAATGCAGCCAGGCCAAGCTTCTGCAAGCAGTGGCCACCGCGTTTAGCTTCGGACTTCAGCCCGCCAATTGCAAGTTCTGAAATGGAGCTTCACAAGAAGCAGAAATGTCCATCTCACCACCGATGTGTGCAAATGATGTTGGAATGAAATGCGAGAAAACCAGTTCCTTCGTACAAACGACCTGGGTTGCTCCTGAAGCTGTCCGCTCCCAGGACGATGGATCCTGCATACAAGCGAGTTTGTTCAGCCGCACAGTAGCACAGTAGTGTTAGTCACACATTCGTCTCTTTCTCTCAGTGACTATCGCTCAAGCAGATATACCGTCTGACTGTACGCTCTCCACCCGATATCGAAGGCTCTTCACTATGAATCCCCACGGCCGCACATCCACAGGCACCCTCCTCCAGGACCAAAACATCACCTTCGCCTCAACAACACCTCCAGACCAAAAGGCCGCCGCCACAGTCGAGACCATAGCTCGTGCCTGCTACCAATCCCTCAATGACAGGAAGTTCGACGTTGTAGACTACCCATGGACGCCGCACATTTCTCCTTCATTCGAGATGAGCAATGCTCAGGCGATGCGGCTGACGACGACAAGTCGAGCGGCAATGCTTGAGAATTTCAAGGCCATCGCTGCAGAGCATCCGAATTGTCATATTGAGGTTGAGAGTTGCAGTACTGTGCTGCATAAGTATGGGAAGGAGTTGAAGGCGGATGTGTATGTGAATACGCGGGGAGGCGCTGGGCCGGTTTACGAGGAAGGGTTGGTGAGGAAGACGGTTACGATCTTTGAGTTCTGGCTAGTGGAAGGAGTGTGGGTTGGGTACAAGGTGAGTCAACCGAGCAAGTAGCAATGCAAGCACTAATCGCATGAAAGGGTACTGCGATAGACGGAATGGGTGAAGACCGAAGCTTCAATTGAACCTGTTGATGATTCTGATGGAACATGGTAATTTGTACAACACAACGCAATGCCGGTAACTCACAATGACCCTAAAGACTGCCATAGGTGCCGTCTAGAGCAGCAGCATCTTCTTCGGGTCCTCGATGTATTCCTTTATCTTGACCAAGAAGGTCACAGCTTCTCTGCCGTCCAGTAATCTGTGGTCGTAGGTGAGGGCGAGGTACATCATAGGGCGGATTTCGACTTTGCCGTTGATGGCGACTGGCTTGTCCTTGATGGCGTGGAGTCCGAGGACAGCGGTTTGCGGGAGGTTGATGATTGGTGTGCCCATGAGCGAGCCGAAGACGCCGCCGTTGGAGATGGTGAAAGTGCCGCCGGCCATGTCTTCGATGGTGAGCTTGTTGTCGCGTGCCTGAAACCACGTTAGCCTGTAAACTTCATGGATTGTGCTCAGGCAGAACTTACCTTCTTGCCGAGCTCTGCAATGCccttgtcgatgccgatcATGTCCAAGCTCTCAGCGTTGCGCACAACCGGTGTCACAAGACCCTTCTCAGTCGCAACAGCCACACTGATGTCGACGTAGTCGCGGTAGACGATAGTATCACCTCCACCTGGACCTTCAATGCTGGCGTTGACAGTTGGGACGGACTTCATGGCGAGGATGGATGCTTTCGAGAATGCGCTCATGAAGCCAAACTTCACGCCAGTCGACTTCAGGATCTCATCCTTGTACTGCTTGCGCATCTCCATGAGCGCGGACATGTCGACCTCGTTGAATGTGGTGAGCGATGCGGCGGTGTTCTGCGACTGCTTCAGGCGTTCTGCTATCCTCAGGCGCATGCGGTTCATCTTGACGCGGTTCTCGTTGCGGGCACCATATGGAGATTCGGTCTTTGAGCTCTGCTCGGTCGACTTTGAGTCCTCCTTCTTCGTGTCCTTCTTGGGTTGCGATTCCTGCTTCGGCTGTGGCTTCGATTCCTGCCTGGGCTCCTCCTTCTTAGGACCGGGCTTTGACTCCTGCTTGGGCTCCTCCTTTGGTTTCGATTCATCCTTTGCGTTGTGCTTCTCTTGGTCGCCTGATGCTGGCTCCTTTGGCTCTTCCTTTGCCTGCTCAGACTTCTGACCTGGCTCACCACCAAGCTCGAGCTTCACCAGATCCTGGCCAACAGTGACAGTGTCCTCCTCGTTTGCAAGGAACTCCTTGATAGTACCAGCAGCAGGCGCATTCACGGCGACATCGATCTTGTCGGTTTCGATCGTTGCGATTTCCTCGTCCAGCTCGACGTAGTCTCCGACCTGTTTCGAGAACTGTTTCAAGGTACCTTCTGAGATGGACTCGGCCATTTCTGGCACTTTGACGACTTGCTCTTCTGCGCATGCATGTTAGTGGTTGTCCGTCCTGCCTTCACAATCTTCCCATACCATAATATCGACTTGTAAGGCTAAATTGACGTAGTTGTACAGGCTGGAAAGGTTTCCTGTTTGCGGCTCAGTATATGCCTCATCTTGTGCTACCGACGTACATACGATGCGGAGAGAAGTGCTGGGGAGGTCTTTGACGATCGCGCTGAAATACAGAGTGTCCTGGTTCCGGTAGAGGAGCGTAGGAGCTTGCTAGAGGCAGCAGTAGACTGGCGGAGGAGAGCGGCTGGGCGCTGTGCAGGAGTCGCCAGCCGGCGAAGACATTGTGCGCTGGACATGACCTGAGAGACGGCAAGCTGCCTTTGAAGAGCTCTCAGTTCCAAGTCGGTAGGGGAGTGTTGAACGTGATGTGTTGGGAGAGAAGTGTGGTGATGTGGTCAGCTGCAATAGAGGAGAGCTCCAATCTTTGAGGTTGCAAGAGAACCGATCGGAGCCCATCCTTCCTCGAGCGTCACAGCACACGGGCTTACCCGCCCTCCGCTGCGAGGAACACCACCAACAACAGCTCTACCTGACGCTCACTAACAAGCACTGCACGCGCACTACCACCACCACCGCGGCGACTACCGGACGG includes the following:
- a CDS encoding Dihydrolipoyllysine-residue succinyltransferase, mitochondrial, whose translation is MSSAQCLRRLATPAQRPAALLRQSTAASSKLLRSSTGTRTLCISARSSKTSPALLSASKPFQPVQLRQFSLTSRYYEEQVVKVPEMAESISEGTLKQFSKQVGDYVELDEEIATIETDKIDVAVNAPAAGTIKEFLANEEDTVTVGQDLVKLELGGEPGQKSEQAKEEPKEPASGDQEKHNAKDESKPKEEPKQESKPGPKKEEPRQESKPQPKQESQPKKDTKKEDSKSTEQSSKTESPYGARNENRVKMNRMRLRIAERLKQSQNTAASLTTFNEVDMSALMEMRKQYKDEILKSTGVKFGFMSAFSKASILAMKSVPTVNASIEGPGGGDTIVYRDYVDISVAVATEKGLVTPVVRNAESLDMIGIDKGIAELGKKARDNKLTIEDMAGGTFTISNGGVFGSLMGTPIINLPQTAVLGLHAIKDKPVAINGKVEIRPMMYLALTYDHRLLDGREAVTFLVKIKEYIEDPKKMLLL